Proteins from a single region of Rhodovibrio salinarum DSM 9154:
- the tsaB gene encoding tRNA (adenosine(37)-N6)-threonylcarbamoyltransferase complex dimerization subunit type 1 TsaB, translating into MSARTLLAFDTAGRGCSAAVWRDGAVLAADQAEMARGQAERLVPMIESVLQRADVAHADLDAVAVTTGPGAFTGVRIGLATARGYALALGIPVIGIGSLRAIAAGTDPAERAGRILLVLIDAKRTDVYAQAFHPDLSPASEAMAKTPDALDAALPPGDLLLAGDGGAQAALTAAGRRVVRAGAPALVDPAVLAQLAAWEPVPSRDAPPRPVYLRPPDVTWPAGAGPAAPIAHAQKGSA; encoded by the coding sequence ATGAGTGCACGTACGCTGCTGGCCTTCGACACCGCCGGGCGCGGGTGCTCGGCCGCCGTTTGGCGCGACGGGGCTGTGTTGGCCGCCGACCAGGCGGAGATGGCGCGTGGCCAGGCCGAACGGCTGGTGCCGATGATCGAATCGGTGCTGCAGCGTGCGGACGTGGCGCACGCGGACCTGGATGCCGTGGCGGTCACGACCGGGCCCGGGGCCTTCACCGGTGTGCGCATCGGATTGGCGACCGCGCGCGGCTATGCGCTCGCGCTCGGCATCCCGGTGATCGGAATCGGCAGTCTGCGGGCGATTGCCGCCGGCACCGATCCGGCGGAACGTGCCGGTCGGATACTACTGGTGCTGATCGATGCCAAACGAACGGACGTCTATGCCCAGGCATTCCACCCCGACCTGAGCCCGGCAAGCGAGGCGATGGCGAAGACACCGGACGCGCTCGACGCCGCTTTACCGCCGGGTGACCTGCTGTTGGCCGGCGACGGTGGCGCGCAGGCGGCGCTGACCGCGGCTGGGCGGAGGGTGGTCCGTGCCGGCGCGCCGGCCCTGGTCGATCCGGCGGTGTTGGCCCAGCTCGCTGCTTGGGAGCCGGTGCCGTCCCGCGATGCGCCGCCGCGCCCGGTCTACCTGCGCCCGCCGGATGTCACCTGGCCGGCCGGCGCCGGCCCTGCCGCACCTATCGCACACGCGCAGAAGGGATCCGCATGA
- the ddpX gene encoding D-alanyl-D-alanine dipeptidase translates to MPLVRIAPPDFDVEIDLRYATADNVTGAPIYANAVAYLHPIAADLLQRAIGLARPLGYRFKIFDAFRPPEAQWALWNAYPSDEFVADPRRGGPHSRGAAVDLTLIDAQGNELEMGTGFDAFTEQAHHARIDIQAEAQRNRALLLGIMTAAGWDFFKNEWWHYQLFNARQRLPVFSDSVLPEPMMVPPQG, encoded by the coding sequence ATGCCGCTCGTGCGCATCGCGCCGCCCGACTTCGACGTCGAGATCGACCTGCGCTACGCCACCGCCGACAACGTCACCGGCGCGCCGATCTACGCCAACGCCGTGGCCTACCTGCACCCGATCGCCGCCGACCTGCTGCAGCGGGCAATCGGGCTGGCCCGACCCTTGGGCTACCGTTTCAAGATCTTCGACGCGTTCCGGCCGCCGGAAGCGCAGTGGGCGCTGTGGAACGCCTATCCGAGTGACGAGTTCGTCGCCGACCCGCGCCGCGGCGGCCCGCATTCCCGCGGCGCAGCCGTCGACCTGACACTGATCGATGCGCAGGGGAACGAACTGGAAATGGGCACCGGTTTCGACGCCTTCACCGAACAGGCCCACCATGCCCGGATCGACATCCAGGCCGAGGCGCAACGCAACCGCGCCCTGCTGCTCGGCATCATGACCGCGGCCGGCTGGGACTTCTTCAAGAACGAATGGTGGCATTACCAGCTCTTCAACGCCCGACAGCGGCTGCCGGTATTCTCCGACAGCGTCTTGCCAGAGCCGATGATGGTGCCCCCACAGGGATAG
- a CDS encoding malonic semialdehyde reductase: protein MSERILNDDGLDLLFREARTHKGWQDREVSDVLLQAIYDLAKWPPTSANCQPMRVVFAKSQDAKEKLRPALMPGNVDKTMAAPVCAIVAHDLEFHEKLPELFSQADARSWFAGKPDAIQENAFRNGSLQGGYFMLAARSLGLDVGPMSGFDKDKVNQAFFPEGKWQVNFLCNLGYGDPAKLPPRDKRLSFEEACEIQ from the coding sequence ATGAGTGAACGGATACTGAACGATGACGGCCTGGACCTGCTGTTCCGGGAAGCCCGTACGCACAAGGGGTGGCAGGACCGCGAGGTCAGCGACGTCCTGCTGCAGGCGATCTACGATCTGGCCAAGTGGCCGCCGACCAGCGCCAACTGTCAGCCGATGCGCGTGGTCTTCGCCAAGTCGCAGGACGCCAAGGAAAAGCTGCGCCCCGCGCTGATGCCAGGCAACGTCGACAAGACGATGGCCGCCCCGGTGTGTGCGATCGTCGCGCACGACTTGGAGTTCCACGAGAAGCTGCCGGAGCTGTTCTCCCAGGCGGACGCACGCAGCTGGTTCGCCGGCAAGCCGGACGCGATCCAGGAGAACGCCTTCCGTAACGGCTCGCTGCAGGGCGGGTACTTCATGCTGGCGGCCCGGTCGCTCGGCCTGGACGTCGGTCCGATGAGCGGCTTCGACAAGGATAAGGTCAACCAGGCGTTCTTCCCCGAGGGCAAGTGGCAGGTGAACTTCCTGTGCAACCTCGGCTATGGCGATCCGGCCAAGCTGCCGCCGCGCGACAAGCGGTTGAGCTTCGAGGAGGCCTGCGAGATCCAGTAG
- a CDS encoding polysaccharide deacetylase family protein: protein MVSLIRLFHPSAVLAAAALLALAPGVARAQSQGGTTASAPAVDNGASVIMYHRFGDGRYPSTNIKLEQFERHIAELKKDKYNVLPLPDVVAALRQERPLPPYTVAITIDDAYRSVWEEAVPRLRTAGLPFTLFVATDPVGGKEYMTWDQLRDLAQMELATIGSQTATHPHLPLLSPQQVREELETSQARFKAELGRAPELLAYPYGEYSNPVQQAAREVGFIAAFGQQSGAIARSSERFGLPRFALNERYGGMDRFRTAINALPLPVQDVVPDDNLLDPDENPPMYGFTVDPAISSINGLNCYASGRGKLDVQRLGGQRVEVRFTKAFPKGRVRINCTQMGPDRRWRWFGNQFLVAQE, encoded by the coding sequence GTGGTTTCGCTGATCCGCCTGTTCCACCCCAGTGCCGTGCTGGCCGCCGCCGCACTCCTCGCCCTCGCGCCCGGCGTCGCCCGCGCGCAATCGCAGGGCGGCACCACAGCCTCAGCGCCCGCGGTCGACAACGGTGCATCCGTTATCATGTACCACCGTTTCGGCGACGGCCGATACCCGAGCACCAACATCAAGCTGGAGCAGTTCGAGCGACACATCGCCGAACTGAAGAAGGACAAGTACAACGTCCTGCCGCTGCCCGACGTCGTGGCGGCTCTCCGCCAGGAACGGCCGCTTCCGCCCTATACGGTCGCGATCACGATCGACGACGCCTATCGCTCGGTCTGGGAGGAGGCGGTGCCGCGTCTGCGCACGGCCGGCCTGCCGTTCACCCTGTTCGTCGCGACCGACCCGGTCGGCGGCAAGGAATACATGACCTGGGACCAGCTGCGCGACCTGGCGCAGATGGAGTTGGCGACGATCGGCAGCCAGACCGCCACGCACCCGCACTTGCCCTTGCTCTCGCCCCAGCAGGTACGGGAGGAGCTCGAGACCTCGCAAGCGCGCTTCAAGGCCGAGCTGGGCCGGGCGCCCGAGCTACTCGCCTATCCCTACGGCGAGTATTCCAACCCCGTGCAGCAGGCCGCGCGCGAAGTTGGCTTCATCGCCGCCTTCGGACAGCAATCGGGCGCCATCGCGCGGAGCAGCGAACGCTTTGGCCTGCCGCGCTTCGCCTTGAACGAGAGATATGGCGGCATGGACCGCTTCCGCACGGCCATCAACGCACTGCCGCTGCCGGTGCAGGATGTCGTTCCGGACGACAACTTGCTCGATCCGGACGAGAACCCGCCGATGTACGGCTTCACGGTGGACCCGGCCATCTCGTCGATCAACGGGCTGAACTGCTATGCCAGCGGCCGCGGCAAGCTCGACGTCCAGCGCCTGGGCGGCCAGCGGGTCGAGGTGCGCTTCACAAAAGCGTTCCCGAAAGGGCGGGTGCGCATCAACTGCACCCAGATGGGTCCCGACCGGCGCTGGCGCTGGTTCGGCAACCAGTTCCTGGTCGCGCAGGAGTAG
- a CDS encoding L,D-transpeptidase family protein, whose translation MMQRSAISSVTASARLEMNGFGFSQRIIFDPVRLLGAVLTALALLTAPLSPALAAEKEAGAQPQVPDIIGGMQTTTAHFETTLADLAYLHNLGYIELVAANQDVDPWLPGKGTRITLPTRHILPNVAKKGIVINLAEPRLYYFPADQPGTVKTFPIGIGREGLDTPTGQTRVASKRRNPAWRPTQEARKSDPSLPTVVRAGPENPLGAYALDLGWPLYLIHGTNNVWGIGRRVSRGCIRMYPNDIQALYNTVPDGTPVQVVEQPLKFAWDGDTFYLEAHTTAKQAGQLEKTGSFEPDPDLDLKQRVQDALGGRAAQLDWDKIRQAVNQRRGVPVAIGQAAES comes from the coding sequence ATGATGCAGCGATCTGCGATCTCCAGCGTAACAGCCTCGGCACGCCTTGAAATGAACGGTTTCGGTTTTTCGCAACGGATCATCTTTGACCCGGTCCGCCTTCTGGGCGCGGTGCTCACCGCCCTAGCTCTGCTCACCGCGCCACTTTCGCCGGCCCTGGCGGCCGAGAAGGAGGCCGGCGCGCAGCCGCAGGTGCCCGACATCATCGGCGGGATGCAGACGACAACCGCCCATTTCGAGACGACGCTGGCCGACCTCGCCTATCTGCACAACCTCGGCTACATCGAACTCGTTGCGGCCAACCAGGACGTTGACCCCTGGCTGCCTGGCAAGGGGACGCGGATCACCCTGCCCACGCGCCACATTCTCCCCAACGTCGCGAAGAAGGGGATCGTCATCAACCTTGCGGAGCCGCGGCTGTATTACTTCCCCGCGGATCAGCCGGGCACGGTGAAGACCTTCCCGATCGGGATCGGACGCGAGGGGCTGGATACGCCGACGGGCCAGACACGGGTCGCGAGCAAGCGCCGGAACCCGGCCTGGCGGCCGACCCAGGAGGCGCGCAAGTCCGATCCCAGTCTGCCTACGGTGGTCCGGGCCGGACCCGAGAACCCGCTCGGCGCCTACGCCCTCGACCTTGGCTGGCCGCTGTATCTGATCCACGGGACCAACAACGTCTGGGGCATCGGCCGGCGGGTCAGCCGGGGATGCATCCGCATGTACCCGAACGATATCCAGGCGCTGTACAATACCGTGCCCGACGGAACTCCCGTGCAGGTGGTCGAGCAGCCGCTCAAGTTCGCCTGGGACGGCGACACCTTCTACTTGGAAGCGCACACCACCGCGAAGCAGGCGGGACAGCTGGAGAAGACCGGCAGCTTCGAACCGGACCCAGATCTGGATCTCAAGCAGCGCGTCCAGGACGCACTCGGCGGGCGGGCCGCCCAGCTGGATTGGGACAAGATCCGCCAAGCGGTCAACCAGCGCCGCGGCGTCCCCGTCGCGATCGGCCAGGCAGCCGAAAGCTAA